A region from the Chitinophaga sp. Cy-1792 genome encodes:
- a CDS encoding GDSL-type esterase/lipase family protein encodes MKNIFFRLSMLLCLLLSHAFIARAQHPVKIACIGSSYTYAEGTANREKNAYPAQLQTMLSDKYEVKNFGVAGAGILKAGHLPYWKTTAYKDALQYAADLVVIEPGIADTQSPDNQGLQQYAIDLKDLISSFRVANPDARIVLLLTIPADMPDSSAVTEKPIRQQVLQKIQQTAYETGTEVVNVDMLLSKESMMPDRVHISPLGTAIITRRLYEVVQQPVQKGFDIFPKLNYNKTYASFYGYKMATFTFNNRECKVVQPHRVMPGQPWIWRARFWGHEPQTDIALLERGYHVVYCDASELFGNKEAISLWNKYYDLLHKNGLAKKAAMEGMSRGGIYVYNWAAANPDKVSSVYVDNPVLDLLSWPGGTGTHKRAPAEWAQFKADYGFTTDEAALQFKGSPLYNIPAIVKGGYPMLHVVGDADDLVPVAENTAPFEKAVKAAGGDITVIHKPGMGHHPHSLPNPKPIVDFILTAAGHKTNFAAIATPGVEYRSAAGWSDGKDWWGQNEDINNLLEAAQPLDILMLGNSITQGTGGHRHFVTSKPGFAVFDSLYHGHSWESAGISGDRTQHVLWRVQHGSYVKAAPKVLVLTIGVNNFDDDSAPEIAAGIKESYQWLVKNMPKTKVILLGPLPAGLTADHYKRIKYQQVQAVLAKTAPEESRNLVKKLAAAMILDNGDLNPKYYRNDGIHLAKEGYAAWAAVIGPAVLGALK; translated from the coding sequence ATGAAAAACATTTTTTTTCGCCTCAGTATGCTACTATGCCTGCTGCTGAGTCATGCATTTATCGCACGCGCTCAACATCCCGTAAAAATTGCGTGTATAGGTAGCAGTTATACCTATGCCGAAGGGACTGCCAACAGAGAGAAAAACGCTTATCCTGCCCAATTGCAGACCATGCTGTCTGACAAGTACGAAGTAAAAAACTTTGGTGTTGCCGGTGCAGGGATACTCAAAGCCGGTCATCTGCCTTACTGGAAAACAACTGCCTATAAAGATGCGCTGCAATACGCCGCAGATCTGGTGGTGATAGAACCAGGCATTGCTGATACACAATCGCCGGACAATCAGGGGCTGCAACAATATGCCATTGATCTGAAAGACCTGATCAGCTCTTTTCGTGTAGCCAATCCCGATGCACGCATCGTGCTACTGCTGACCATCCCCGCTGATATGCCGGATAGCAGCGCAGTAACGGAAAAGCCTATACGACAACAGGTGCTGCAAAAAATTCAGCAAACTGCCTACGAAACGGGCACGGAAGTAGTGAACGTAGACATGCTCCTGTCGAAGGAAAGCATGATGCCGGATAGGGTACATATATCTCCGTTAGGAACGGCCATCATTACACGCCGCCTCTATGAAGTGGTGCAACAACCCGTTCAGAAAGGGTTTGATATCTTCCCGAAACTTAATTACAACAAAACATATGCATCTTTCTATGGCTATAAAATGGCCACATTCACCTTTAATAACCGTGAATGTAAAGTGGTGCAGCCACATCGTGTAATGCCCGGACAGCCATGGATATGGCGGGCAAGGTTCTGGGGACATGAGCCGCAAACAGACATCGCCCTGCTGGAAAGAGGCTACCATGTCGTGTATTGCGATGCCAGCGAACTGTTTGGTAATAAAGAGGCCATCAGCCTATGGAACAAATACTACGACCTCCTGCATAAAAACGGACTTGCCAAAAAAGCAGCGATGGAAGGTATGAGCAGGGGAGGAATATATGTATACAACTGGGCGGCAGCCAATCCGGATAAGGTTTCCAGCGTCTATGTTGATAATCCCGTGCTAGACCTGCTCAGCTGGCCCGGAGGCACGGGCACGCATAAACGTGCACCGGCTGAGTGGGCGCAATTCAAAGCTGATTACGGATTTACAACGGATGAAGCGGCGCTGCAGTTTAAAGGCAGTCCGCTGTACAACATACCTGCTATTGTAAAGGGAGGTTACCCAATGCTGCATGTAGTGGGCGATGCAGACGACCTGGTGCCGGTAGCAGAAAATACAGCCCCGTTTGAAAAAGCGGTGAAGGCCGCCGGCGGTGATATTACGGTGATTCATAAGCCAGGTATGGGCCATCACCCGCATTCGCTGCCTAATCCTAAACCCATTGTGGATTTTATCCTTACTGCGGCAGGACATAAAACAAACTTCGCTGCCATTGCTACGCCTGGCGTGGAATACAGGTCGGCTGCGGGCTGGAGTGACGGTAAAGACTGGTGGGGACAAAATGAAGATATTAATAATCTGCTGGAAGCCGCGCAGCCACTGGATATCCTGATGTTGGGGAATTCCATCACACAGGGAACCGGTGGCCACCGGCATTTTGTGACCAGCAAACCGGGATTTGCCGTATTTGATAGCCTGTACCACGGGCATAGCTGGGAAAGTGCCGGTATTTCGGGCGACAGAACGCAGCATGTGCTTTGGCGCGTGCAGCACGGCAGTTATGTAAAAGCCGCACCTAAAGTGCTGGTGCTGACGATAGGCGTCAATAATTTTGATGATGATAGCGCACCGGAAATTGCAGCAGGTATTAAAGAAAGCTATCAGTGGCTGGTGAAAAACATGCCCAAAACGAAAGTCATTCTCCTGGGGCCATTGCCCGCCGGGCTTACTGCTGATCACTACAAGCGGATAAAATACCAGCAGGTACAGGCTGTATTGGCCAAAACAGCTCCGGAAGAGAGCCGTAACCTGGTGAAAAAACTGGCTGCCGCGATGATCCTGGATAACGGGGACCTGAACCCTAAGTATTACAGAAATGACGGTATACACCTTGCCAAAGAAGGATATGCTGCATGGGCAGCCGTGATAGGCCCGGCTGTGTTAGGCGCATTAAAATAA
- a CDS encoding bifunctional 2-polyprenyl-6-hydroxyphenol methylase/3-demethylubiquinol 3-O-methyltransferase UbiG, whose amino-acid sequence MSPNITYEYERITDIKRLNFITNSLQQVIPAHANILDVGCGNGVITRHLGQFGYHVLGIDVSEKTIAVARSKNTLSNVRFEVISAEALVASGAQYDAVICSEVLEHLHDPGVLLKTIYQSLKDNGTLIVTVPNGMGPREVLVTKPMLKVRRSPRLQSFVNRIKSALGYKGTTVQSQADNLDHVQFFTRAALRELAAANNFDIINISRTNFVEDVFPFSMLTKRVKALQSLDCQVAEVLPLGLTGGFNTIWKKK is encoded by the coding sequence ATGTCCCCCAATATTACTTATGAATATGAGCGCATTACTGATATTAAGCGCCTGAATTTTATCACCAATAGTCTGCAGCAGGTTATCCCCGCCCATGCTAATATCCTGGATGTCGGATGTGGCAATGGCGTTATTACGCGTCACCTGGGCCAGTTTGGCTATCATGTACTGGGCATCGATGTAAGTGAAAAAACGATTGCGGTCGCCCGCAGCAAAAATACCTTGTCTAATGTCCGTTTTGAAGTGATCAGTGCAGAAGCACTGGTGGCCAGTGGCGCGCAGTATGATGCGGTGATATGCAGTGAGGTACTGGAGCATTTGCATGATCCGGGTGTATTGTTGAAAACGATTTATCAGTCGTTGAAAGATAACGGCACTTTGATTGTAACGGTGCCAAACGGTATGGGACCCAGGGAGGTGCTGGTAACGAAGCCTATGCTGAAAGTGCGTAGGAGTCCGCGTTTGCAGTCGTTTGTAAATAGAATCAAAAGCGCACTGGGGTATAAGGGTACTACGGTACAATCGCAGGCGGATAACCTGGATCACGTCCAATTCTTTACCCGCGCAGCGCTGCGTGAGCTGGCCGCTGCCAATAACTTTGATATCATTAATATTTCCCGTACCAATTTTGTGGAAGATGTATTTCCGTTTTCCATGCTTACTAAACGCGTAAAGGCGCTACAGTCGCTGGATTGCCAGGTGGCTGAAGTGCTGCCGTTAGGCCTGACAGGGGGCTTTAATACCATCTGGAAGAAGAAATAA
- a CDS encoding AraC family transcriptional regulator, whose protein sequence is MKSSRAAIPRYKMPVEAKAGMQVHSHDDPPDYMDHDIYAAHRDEHYLMFFSYGGGYKANVDFRVVHRTGQFIGLIVPGQVHQLLEAKAMKGYSVTFDPSLMPVALKSTIEAYFKEETVFGANDLLMEQTEEMLEILMKLRNQSDDAFTAFAMHSILQGILGLVAGSLEALQSGRKPDNRAAIINREFQLLVQEHFKDWKSPADYAKVLHITATHLNDTIKDVTGIAVSQHIQQQVILEAKRLLYHTHLTVTEIAYELGYEDVGYFTRMFKKIAGMTALSFRKSFRE, encoded by the coding sequence ATGAAATCTTCCCGTGCAGCTATTCCGAGATACAAGATGCCTGTTGAAGCCAAGGCAGGTATGCAGGTGCATTCGCATGATGATCCGCCGGACTATATGGACCATGATATCTATGCTGCCCACCGGGACGAGCATTACCTGATGTTTTTCTCCTATGGTGGCGGATATAAAGCTAATGTTGATTTCAGGGTGGTGCATAGAACAGGGCAGTTTATAGGTCTGATTGTACCGGGGCAGGTGCACCAGCTGCTGGAGGCGAAGGCCATGAAAGGTTATTCTGTTACTTTCGACCCCAGCCTGATGCCGGTAGCGCTGAAATCCACGATAGAGGCTTATTTCAAGGAAGAAACTGTTTTTGGCGCCAATGATTTGCTGATGGAGCAAACGGAGGAGATGCTGGAAATCCTGATGAAGCTCCGTAATCAGTCCGATGATGCCTTTACGGCATTTGCCATGCACAGTATCCTGCAGGGCATACTGGGGCTGGTAGCAGGTAGTCTGGAGGCCTTACAATCCGGGAGGAAGCCAGATAACAGGGCGGCCATTATCAACAGGGAATTTCAGCTGCTGGTACAGGAACATTTCAAGGACTGGAAGAGTCCGGCCGATTATGCCAAAGTGCTGCATATCACCGCCACTCACCTGAATGACACTATCAAAGATGTGACTGGTATTGCCGTTTCGCAGCATATACAACAGCAGGTAATACTGGAAGCCAAGCGTTTGTTATATCACACCCATCTTACCGTTACAGAAATAGCCTATGAGTTAGGGTATGAAGATGTCGGTTATTTTACCCGTATGTTTAAGAAAATTGCCGGCATGACCGCATTATCATTCCGGAAATCATTCCGTGAATAG
- a CDS encoding SIP domain-containing protein, protein MISSIEKREVSLIENIFIKTGRVLAIRTWDTHDFFEIDLHLPKSKPEQWNTVQRIVCRTASFHYCDYTPAQWDCSTKTCTLFIDGGHNGRGCQWVRSLQTDDTIHYAGIDGMKHAPAADTYPIFLGDQSAIGHFSALQQLSANGHVATGIMVVNKPEHKEEFVDKCRWLDLQPVSRDENYFLVLSDLLQQLPPRNHTFFLAGNSHLVANTRKFLREHGIANAQIKAQGFWH, encoded by the coding sequence ATGATTAGTAGCATAGAAAAGAGGGAAGTTTCCCTTATCGAAAATATCTTCATAAAAACCGGCAGGGTACTGGCTATCCGTACCTGGGATACCCATGATTTCTTTGAAATCGATCTGCATCTTCCCAAATCCAAACCTGAGCAATGGAATACGGTACAGCGCATTGTTTGCCGGACTGCCAGCTTTCATTATTGTGATTATACACCGGCGCAATGGGATTGCAGCACTAAAACCTGTACGTTGTTTATCGATGGCGGCCATAATGGGCGGGGCTGTCAGTGGGTACGTAGCCTGCAAACTGATGATACCATTCATTATGCCGGCATTGATGGTATGAAACATGCGCCTGCGGCAGATACTTACCCTATATTCCTTGGCGACCAGTCGGCAATAGGGCATTTCAGCGCCTTACAGCAGTTGTCGGCTAACGGGCACGTAGCTACGGGAATTATGGTGGTGAATAAGCCGGAACATAAGGAGGAATTCGTGGACAAGTGCCGCTGGCTGGATTTACAGCCCGTATCGCGGGATGAAAATTATTTCCTCGTCTTATCAGATTTACTACAGCAACTACCTCCGCGTAACCATACTTTTTTTCTGGCGGGCAATTCCCACCTGGTGGCTAATACACGTAAGTTCCTGCGGGAGCATGGTATTGCCAATGCACAGATAAAGGCACAGGGCTTCTGGCATTAA
- a CDS encoding GNAT family N-acetyltransferase, translating into MLHTDFYPFPLITTNRLVLRELKPSDDAAIYQLRSDPAVNMYLNRAPCTDRVAAQRFITAINNNIANATTLYWAITSPDGLIGTIGLWQYDTVENSVELGYELLPAHQGKGFIQEAMTAIIRFAFEKMHARKIAANVVPDNLKSIRALEKQGFQPQPHNGIAAEITYVLTATTA; encoded by the coding sequence ATGTTACATACCGATTTTTATCCATTCCCCCTGATCACCACCAACAGGCTGGTACTCCGTGAGCTCAAACCCTCGGATGATGCCGCCATTTATCAGCTCCGGTCCGACCCGGCCGTAAATATGTACCTCAACCGGGCCCCGTGTACCGACCGCGTGGCGGCTCAACGGTTTATTACCGCCATCAACAACAATATCGCCAACGCCACTACGCTGTACTGGGCCATCACCTCCCCCGACGGCCTTATCGGCACTATAGGCCTATGGCAATACGATACCGTGGAAAATAGCGTGGAACTGGGCTATGAACTACTCCCCGCCCATCAGGGAAAGGGTTTCATACAGGAAGCCATGACGGCCATTATCCGCTTTGCCTTTGAGAAAATGCATGCCCGGAAAATCGCCGCCAACGTAGTTCCCGACAACCTCAAATCCATCAGGGCCCTGGAAAAACAAGGGTTCCAGCCTCAGCCACATAACGGCATCGCAGCAGAAATAACCTACGTACTAACAGCAACAACTGCCTGA
- a CDS encoding histidine phosphatase family protein — MTTRIAIIRHGSTAWNKAGRLQGSSDIPLDEEGREQARRLGQRLIGEPWELIYSSHLDRAKETAGIIAAAIGLTDLRQDERIREASGGQIEGTTEAERIAQWGPDWKQLDLGAETTDAIIARGTAFLNDLIAQHQGKNILIVSHGGFIRKMIGHLVPEAPHQIMLKNTAVTELLHSDNSWSCHLYNCVQHLEE; from the coding sequence ATGACGACCCGTATAGCAATTATCAGACATGGCTCTACAGCCTGGAATAAAGCAGGAAGATTACAGGGAAGCTCAGATATCCCCCTGGATGAAGAAGGAAGAGAACAGGCCCGCAGACTGGGACAACGCCTCATCGGTGAACCCTGGGAACTGATATACAGCAGTCATCTCGACCGTGCAAAGGAAACCGCCGGCATTATCGCCGCCGCCATCGGACTGACAGACCTCCGGCAGGACGAGCGTATCCGCGAAGCCAGTGGCGGACAAATAGAAGGCACTACCGAAGCAGAAAGAATAGCGCAGTGGGGCCCCGACTGGAAACAACTGGACCTCGGCGCAGAAACGACAGACGCCATCATCGCCAGAGGAACCGCATTCCTCAACGATCTCATCGCACAACACCAGGGAAAGAATATCCTGATCGTGAGCCATGGCGGATTTATCCGTAAAATGATCGGCCACCTCGTACCGGAGGCACCTCACCAGATAATGCTGAAAAATACCGCCGTAACAGAGTTACTGCATTCAGATAATAGCTGGAGTTGCCACCTTTACAACTGCGTTCAGCACCTGGAAGAATAA
- a CDS encoding class I fructose-bisphosphate aldolase, whose protein sequence is MLSLEKINELLGQDSELLLSHNSKTIHKSMLHLPGPETVNDIYGPSSRNPQVLRSLGQLFGSGRLAGTGYMSILPVDQGVEHSAGASFAKNPAYFDPENIVRLGLEGGCNAVASTFGVLASVSRRYAHKIPFICKINHNQLLTYPNRFDEVLYGTVEEAWNLGAVAVGATIYFGSENSDRQLVEIAQAFEHAHELGMATVLWCYLRNDAFKKDVDYHLSADLTGQANHLGVTIQADIIKQKLPEVNGGYKALNTGSSTYGKLDERIYTELTSDNPIDLCRYQVANCYMGRMGLINSGGASEGAADLADAVRSAVINKRAGGAGLISGRKAFQRPMEEGVALLNAIQDVYLNTAITIA, encoded by the coding sequence ATGTTATCCTTGGAAAAAATCAATGAATTACTCGGACAGGACAGTGAATTGCTGCTGTCGCACAACAGCAAGACTATCCATAAATCAATGTTGCATCTCCCCGGTCCGGAAACGGTGAATGATATTTATGGCCCCAGCAGCCGGAATCCGCAGGTATTGCGGAGTCTGGGGCAGCTCTTTGGCAGTGGCCGCCTTGCAGGAACGGGCTATATGTCCATCTTGCCGGTAGACCAGGGCGTAGAGCATAGCGCCGGCGCATCTTTTGCAAAGAACCCTGCTTATTTTGATCCTGAGAATATTGTCAGATTGGGGCTGGAAGGCGGCTGCAATGCAGTAGCTTCCACCTTTGGTGTACTGGCCTCGGTTTCCAGGAGATATGCCCATAAAATCCCCTTCATTTGTAAGATCAATCATAACCAGTTGCTTACCTATCCTAACCGTTTTGATGAGGTCCTGTACGGTACGGTGGAAGAAGCCTGGAACCTGGGAGCTGTGGCCGTTGGTGCTACCATTTATTTCGGCTCTGAAAATTCAGACCGGCAGCTGGTAGAGATTGCACAGGCATTCGAACATGCGCATGAACTCGGTATGGCTACTGTGCTCTGGTGTTATCTGCGTAATGATGCTTTCAAAAAAGATGTAGATTATCATTTATCGGCCGATTTAACAGGGCAGGCCAATCATCTGGGTGTAACAATCCAGGCGGATATCATTAAGCAGAAATTACCGGAAGTAAACGGTGGTTATAAAGCATTGAATACGGGCAGTTCTACCTACGGTAAACTGGATGAGCGTATTTACACCGAACTCACCAGCGATAACCCTATTGATCTTTGCCGTTACCAGGTAGCTAACTGCTATATGGGCCGGATGGGACTGATCAATTCCGGTGGCGCTTCTGAAGGGGCTGCTGATCTCGCGGATGCAGTGCGTTCTGCGGTGATAAATAAGCGTGCCGGCGGGGCAGGGCTTATTTCCGGCAGAAAGGCATTTCAGCGGCCTATGGAGGAAGGTGTTGCCTTGCTGAATGCCATTCAGGATGTTTATTTGAATACCGCGATTACCATCGCGTAA
- a CDS encoding glutamate-5-semialdehyde dehydrogenase produces the protein MHTIQPLLEQAKNASSSLRHLPDAQRQELLYDLAEALLVRASEIIAANKPDLDRMPDDDPKKDRLLLTGPRIRSLAASVKDIARLPDPANELLLERQLDNGLLVQKKTVPLGVVGVIYESRPNVTVDVAALCIRSGNVCVLRGGSDALDTNTILVQIIQECLAKYNTDIHAVQLLPADRALVTEMLTAVKYIDIIIPRGSQQLIEFVRANSKVPVIETGAGVCHTYVEQSADLEQAALIVTNAKVSRPSVCNALDTVLVDAAVAADFLRILTPQLAAHHVDVYAEALAYQHLLAAGYPQLHTATPDDFGREFLSLKCSVKVVSGLPEALAHIQAFSSKHSEAIISRDPALSEEFLNTVDAAAVYVNASTRFTDGGVFGLGAEIGISTQKLHARGPFALEKLVTEKWFVYGAGQIRE, from the coding sequence ATGCATACCATACAACCCTTGCTGGAACAGGCAAAAAATGCTTCTTCCTCTTTACGTCACCTTCCTGACGCCCAACGCCAGGAATTGCTCTACGACCTCGCAGAAGCACTGCTGGTTAGAGCATCGGAAATCATAGCCGCCAATAAACCGGACCTGGACCGCATGCCCGACGATGATCCCAAAAAAGACCGTCTCCTGCTAACAGGCCCGCGTATACGCAGTCTGGCCGCCAGCGTAAAAGATATAGCCCGTTTGCCCGACCCCGCCAACGAATTACTACTGGAACGCCAGCTGGACAATGGTTTGCTCGTACAGAAAAAGACCGTTCCCCTGGGCGTGGTAGGCGTCATCTACGAATCACGCCCCAACGTAACAGTAGATGTCGCCGCCCTTTGCATCCGCAGCGGCAACGTATGCGTGCTGCGTGGCGGCTCCGACGCACTCGATACCAACACCATCCTGGTACAGATTATCCAGGAATGCCTGGCAAAATACAACACCGATATCCATGCAGTACAGCTGCTGCCGGCAGACAGAGCGCTGGTAACAGAAATGCTGACTGCTGTTAAATACATCGACATCATCATCCCCCGCGGATCACAACAGCTGATAGAATTTGTCAGGGCCAACTCCAAAGTGCCGGTGATAGAAACCGGCGCCGGCGTGTGTCATACCTACGTAGAGCAATCAGCTGACCTCGAACAGGCCGCCCTCATCGTTACCAATGCCAAGGTATCACGGCCGTCCGTATGTAATGCATTGGATACCGTACTTGTAGATGCAGCCGTAGCCGCAGATTTCCTGCGCATACTCACACCGCAGCTGGCAGCCCATCATGTAGACGTATATGCGGAAGCGTTAGCATACCAGCACCTCCTGGCTGCAGGCTATCCGCAGTTACATACCGCTACCCCGGATGATTTCGGCCGCGAATTCCTTTCGCTGAAATGCTCTGTGAAAGTCGTTAGCGGACTACCGGAAGCACTGGCACATATACAGGCGTTCTCCAGTAAGCACAGTGAGGCCATTATCTCCCGCGACCCCGCCCTCAGTGAGGAATTCCTCAATACCGTAGATGCGGCGGCAGTATATGTCAACGCCTCCACCCGGTTTACCGATGGTGGTGTGTTCGGCCTGGGTGCTGAAATAGGTATTTCTACCCAGAAACTACATGCCCGCGGGCCTTTTGCCTTGGAAAAGCTAGTGACAGAGAAATGGTTTGTTTATGGCGCCGGCCAGATACGCGAGTAA
- the proB gene encoding glutamate 5-kinase, producing the protein MSKPILVIKFGTASITRENGDLDETVIAGIARQVAELHEAYHIVLVSSGAVAAGKQFMKHYGGTISERKAAAAIGNPLLLNKYSRYFAPYGIAVAQSLCERQHFSGREQFLQLKRTYEELWANNIIPIANENDVVSSTELKFSDNDELATLIAVGFGASMLLFSTSVAGVLDREGKVVSQIDVIDQQALGLADKEKSALGLGGMVSKLTFARLATRMGIRVVIFGIRTNDGILHALKGETGTLCLPQPCSMPARRKWLASGSLVTGRVLIDAGAQEALEKRHSLLAVGVKEILEKFEGGEVIEIVNDQNIAIAVGRARLSSDVLEKHSRQQNTEVAHADDIVLL; encoded by the coding sequence GTGAGCAAACCAATACTTGTCATCAAATTTGGAACGGCGTCCATCACCCGCGAAAACGGTGATCTGGACGAAACCGTTATTGCCGGAATAGCGCGTCAGGTAGCGGAATTGCATGAGGCATACCATATCGTGCTGGTGTCGTCCGGTGCGGTAGCTGCCGGAAAGCAGTTTATGAAGCATTATGGTGGTACTATCAGCGAACGTAAGGCCGCTGCCGCCATCGGCAACCCGCTGTTGCTGAACAAATATAGCCGTTATTTTGCCCCCTATGGCATCGCAGTGGCACAAAGCCTTTGTGAGCGCCAGCATTTCTCCGGCCGCGAGCAGTTCCTGCAACTGAAACGTACCTACGAAGAATTATGGGCCAACAATATCATCCCCATCGCCAACGAAAACGATGTGGTCAGCAGTACGGAGCTGAAGTTTTCTGACAATGACGAACTGGCTACCCTGATCGCTGTGGGCTTTGGCGCCTCTATGCTGCTTTTCAGCACTTCCGTGGCCGGTGTACTCGACCGCGAAGGAAAAGTGGTGTCTCAGATAGATGTCATCGACCAGCAGGCACTTGGCCTGGCAGACAAAGAGAAATCAGCGCTGGGGCTGGGAGGCATGGTGTCTAAACTGACCTTTGCACGACTGGCTACCCGCATGGGTATCCGGGTAGTGATCTTCGGAATCCGTACCAACGACGGGATCCTCCATGCCCTCAAAGGCGAAACAGGTACCCTGTGCCTGCCGCAGCCCTGCAGCATGCCTGCCCGCCGCAAATGGCTGGCCAGCGGCAGTCTGGTTACCGGCCGCGTACTCATCGACGCCGGCGCCCAGGAAGCCCTGGAGAAAAGACATAGCTTACTCGCCGTAGGCGTAAAGGAAATACTGGAGAAATTCGAAGGCGGAGAAGTAATTGAAATTGTTAATGATCAGAATATTGCTATTGCTGTAGGCAGAGCCAGGCTCTCCTCCGATGTACTGGAAAAACACAGCCGGCAACAGAACACAGAGGTAGCACATGCTGATGATATCGTGCTGCTGTAA
- a CDS encoding response regulator transcription factor translates to MIRILVIEDEARVGMLIRRGLEEQGYEVTLARDGDAGLKLALTGEFELVITDIILPGTDGLLLSRSIRNALPNMPILMLTALGTTDDKVEGFDAGADDYLVKPFDLRELLVRIRALLKRNTLPVQAAPMKLRYADLEMNLQTKIVTRGGKEINLTPKEFRLLEYMMQHHERVLSRTEIAENVWDTHFDTGTNFIDVYINYLRKKVDKEFSVKLIHTKPGMGFIFKAG, encoded by the coding sequence ATGATTCGTATACTCGTAATAGAAGATGAAGCCCGTGTTGGAATGCTTATCAGAAGAGGATTGGAAGAACAAGGCTACGAAGTTACCCTGGCCCGCGACGGCGATGCCGGACTAAAACTGGCGCTTACCGGCGAGTTCGAACTCGTTATCACCGATATTATCCTGCCCGGCACAGATGGATTGCTCCTGAGCAGAAGCATCCGCAATGCCCTGCCCAACATGCCTATCCTCATGCTTACCGCCCTGGGTACTACGGACGATAAGGTCGAAGGCTTCGATGCCGGCGCCGATGATTACCTGGTGAAGCCCTTCGACCTGCGAGAGCTGCTGGTGCGTATACGGGCACTCCTGAAAAGGAATACCCTGCCGGTACAGGCAGCACCCATGAAGCTACGCTATGCCGACCTGGAAATGAACCTGCAAACAAAAATCGTTACCAGGGGAGGAAAAGAGATCAATCTCACCCCAAAGGAATTCAGGTTACTGGAATACATGATGCAGCACCACGAACGCGTACTTTCGCGTACAGAGATCGCTGAAAATGTTTGGGATACACATTTCGATACCGGTACTAACTTCATTGACGTGTATATTAATTATCTTCGTAAGAAGGTAGATAAAGAATTTTCCGTAAAACTGATACATACCAAACCCGGTATGGGATTCATTTTTAAAGCAGGATAA